A genomic segment from Nocardia cyriacigeorgica GUH-2 encodes:
- a CDS encoding alpha/beta hydrolase, with translation MVLTLALALGGSHGAAMATPELPAEQSIPVRAMSAARPADNGSRLLTAVQGPGRILELTVHSAAMGRAITVEVLPAADNSRPAPTLYLLNGVDGGDENGSWTSSKNWFTTTDAVDFFAGKHVNVVMPVGGTASFYTDWRADDPQLGRNQWTTFLTEELPPVIDSAFATTGVNAVAGLSMAATSVFQLAIEAPEKFRAIASYSGCVRTSDARGRALVNTVVLGKQGDPANMWGPPSDPLWAANDPYLRAEELRGTAIYVATGTGWPGPLDTLAGPGIHGDPVKLADQIVLGGMLDAVAHSCTLQLRDRLRELNIPATVDIRPSGTHSWGYWQQDLHNSWPMIEDAIND, from the coding sequence GTGGTGCTGACACTCGCTCTCGCACTGGGCGGCTCGCACGGCGCGGCGATGGCCACTCCCGAACTCCCGGCCGAACAGTCGATCCCGGTGCGGGCGATGAGCGCCGCCCGGCCCGCGGACAACGGTTCCCGGCTGCTCACCGCGGTGCAGGGACCCGGGCGCATCCTGGAACTGACGGTGCATTCGGCGGCGATGGGGCGCGCCATCACCGTCGAAGTGCTCCCGGCAGCGGATAATTCGCGCCCCGCTCCGACGCTGTATCTGCTCAACGGCGTCGACGGCGGCGATGAGAACGGCTCGTGGACGTCGAGCAAGAACTGGTTCACCACCACCGATGCCGTGGACTTCTTCGCCGGCAAACACGTGAACGTGGTGATGCCGGTGGGCGGGACCGCCAGCTTCTACACCGACTGGCGCGCCGACGACCCGCAGCTGGGCCGCAACCAGTGGACGACCTTCCTCACCGAGGAACTGCCGCCGGTGATCGACTCCGCTTTCGCGACCACCGGCGTGAATGCGGTGGCGGGATTGTCGATGGCCGCCACCAGTGTCTTCCAGTTGGCGATCGAAGCGCCGGAGAAGTTCCGTGCCATCGCCTCCTACAGCGGCTGTGTGCGCACCAGCGATGCGCGCGGCCGGGCCCTGGTCAATACCGTCGTGCTGGGCAAACAGGGCGATCCCGCGAATATGTGGGGGCCGCCGTCGGACCCGCTGTGGGCGGCCAACGATCCCTACCTGCGCGCCGAGGAGCTGCGCGGCACTGCCATCTACGTCGCCACCGGCACCGGATGGCCGGGCCCGCTCGACACCCTCGCCGGGCCCGGAATCCATGGTGACCCGGTGAAACTCGCCGATCAGATCGTGCTCGGCGGCATGCTGGACGCGGTCGCGCACAGCTGCACCCTGCAACTGCGAGACCGTCTGCGCGAGTTGAACATTCCCGCGACCGTCGATATCCGCCCCAGCGGCACCCACTCGTGGGGTTACTGGCAGCAGGACCTGCACAACTCGTGGCCGATGATCGAGGACGCGATCAACGACTGA
- a CDS encoding MMPL family transporter, translating into MFAELNQWADVVVRRRFTVIGVMVAGLLALGWYGLGLGGQLSSSGWDDPGSESVRAAQLRDEVFGTDHSADVLLLFHAPEGVGIDDPAFADPIVAWLNTLPQRFPEQIDRVNGAYWPTDTGVAMPDIFATDDRRHAFASVAISGSDDTVQMRNFRAVAHAFTLPGVDMEVAGGQAVAGALNDTMAHDQRRMELFAIPAVAVLLFFLFGGVVAAALPLVVGGLTVLGAWGLLRVLTTVTEVNSFVSPVVSMVGLGLAIDYGLFVLSRFREELADGREVDDAVRRAVTTAGRTVLFSATIVVVAAGAILVFPQGFLKSFAYGAMITVSLAALTSITVLPAMLAVLGRRVDRFGVAWFRRATAPNREPDNVWGRIAGRVMARPLAVGIVVCLGLLLLILPMRNLTFGSINERFLPPEHPTRLAQQHFDELFPLRQIDPVDLVIVTFDSGAGETVLARANQAPGLAAPFPALMQRPAQPNVFATQTVLGASADAEETIDYLRDMPLPPGTTLLVGGQPAVEKDSIDALVQRMPYMIALVFLATTILMALTFGSLVLPVKAAALNLLGLGATLGVLTWVFIDGHGADLLGFTPQPIMALVLVVIVSVIYGLSTDYEIFLLSRIVEARASGLSTPAAIRVGVAQTGRIITAAALILLVVTGAFALSDLVMMQYIAFGMVTALLVDATVLRVLLVPASMRLLGEACWWAPKWMRRVPPAAEWESSSVASDDADPAPAAGGLR; encoded by the coding sequence GTGTTCGCCGAATTGAACCAGTGGGCCGATGTGGTGGTCCGGCGGCGCTTCACCGTCATCGGGGTGATGGTGGCCGGGCTGCTCGCGCTGGGCTGGTACGGGCTCGGGCTCGGCGGGCAGCTCAGTTCCAGCGGCTGGGACGATCCCGGCTCGGAGTCGGTGCGCGCGGCGCAATTGCGCGATGAGGTGTTCGGGACCGATCACAGTGCCGATGTGCTGTTGCTGTTCCACGCACCCGAGGGCGTCGGCATCGACGATCCGGCGTTCGCCGATCCGATCGTGGCGTGGCTGAACACCTTGCCGCAGCGGTTCCCCGAGCAGATCGACCGCGTCAACGGCGCCTACTGGCCCACCGACACCGGTGTGGCCATGCCCGACATCTTCGCTACCGACGACCGCCGTCATGCCTTCGCCTCGGTGGCGATCAGCGGCAGCGACGACACCGTGCAGATGCGCAACTTCCGTGCCGTCGCCCACGCTTTCACCCTGCCGGGTGTCGATATGGAAGTGGCCGGTGGGCAGGCGGTGGCGGGCGCGCTCAACGACACCATGGCCCACGATCAGCGGCGCATGGAGTTGTTCGCCATCCCGGCGGTGGCGGTCCTGCTGTTCTTCCTGTTCGGCGGGGTGGTGGCCGCGGCGCTACCGCTCGTCGTCGGCGGGCTGACCGTGCTGGGCGCGTGGGGTCTGCTGCGGGTGCTCACCACGGTGACGGAGGTGAATTCGTTCGTCTCCCCGGTGGTGTCGATGGTGGGGCTCGGATTGGCCATCGACTACGGGCTGTTCGTGCTCAGCCGGTTCCGCGAAGAGCTGGCCGACGGCCGCGAGGTGGACGATGCGGTACGGCGCGCGGTGACGACGGCCGGGCGCACGGTGTTGTTCTCCGCGACCATCGTGGTCGTGGCCGCGGGGGCGATTCTGGTGTTCCCACAGGGCTTTCTGAAGTCGTTCGCCTACGGCGCCATGATCACCGTCTCGCTCGCCGCGCTGACCTCGATCACGGTGTTGCCCGCCATGCTGGCCGTGCTCGGGCGCCGGGTGGACCGCTTCGGTGTCGCCTGGTTCCGCCGTGCGACCGCCCCGAACCGCGAACCCGACAATGTCTGGGGCCGCATCGCCGGACGGGTCATGGCGCGGCCGCTGGCCGTGGGCATCGTCGTCTGCCTGGGATTGCTGCTGTTGATCCTGCCGATGCGCAATCTCACCTTCGGCTCCATCAACGAGCGGTTCCTGCCGCCGGAGCATCCGACCCGGCTGGCCCAGCAGCATTTCGACGAACTGTTCCCGCTGCGCCAGATCGATCCGGTCGACCTCGTCATCGTCACCTTCGACTCCGGCGCCGGCGAGACGGTACTCGCCCGGGCCAATCAGGCGCCGGGCCTGGCGGCACCGTTCCCGGCGCTGATGCAGCGCCCCGCCCAGCCCAATGTGTTCGCCACCCAGACCGTGCTCGGTGCCTCCGCCGATGCCGAGGAAACCATCGACTACCTGCGCGATATGCCATTACCGCCGGGCACGACCCTGCTGGTCGGCGGTCAGCCGGCGGTCGAGAAGGACAGTATCGACGCGCTGGTGCAGCGGATGCCGTACATGATCGCGCTGGTCTTTCTCGCCACCACGATCCTGATGGCGCTGACGTTCGGGTCGCTGGTGCTGCCGGTGAAGGCGGCCGCGCTGAACCTGCTCGGCCTCGGCGCCACCCTCGGCGTGCTGACCTGGGTTTTCATCGACGGCCACGGCGCGGATCTGCTCGGTTTCACCCCGCAGCCGATCATGGCACTGGTGCTGGTGGTGATCGTGTCGGTGATCTACGGGTTGTCCACCGACTACGAGATATTCCTGCTCTCCCGCATCGTCGAGGCGCGGGCGTCCGGCCTGTCGACCCCCGCCGCGATCCGAGTGGGCGTCGCCCAAACCGGCCGGATCATCACGGCGGCCGCGTTGATCCTGCTCGTGGTCACCGGCGCATTCGCGCTCTCGGATCTGGTGATGATGCAGTACATCGCCTTCGGAATGGTGACGGCACTGCTCGTCGACGCGACGGTGCTGCGCGTGCTGCTGGTGCCGGCGAGTATGCGGTTGCTCGGTGAGGCGTGCTGGTGGGCGCCGAAGTGGATGCGGCGAGTGCCGCCGGCCGCCGAGTGGGAAAGTTCGTCCGTGGCCTCCGATGACGCGGACCCGGCGCCAGCCGCCGGTGGACTGCGCTGA
- a CDS encoding type I polyketide synthase: protein MSDIAIVGIGCRFAGGIDSPETFWDFVIEKRDGVVDMPADRWDYRRYYDPEPRTPGRSYTKRGAFMTTDPWEFDPDFFGISPREATVLDPQQRLMLEVTWEALDDAGYAGRAAGSSVGVYVGGFVVDQSVIGVVGPALFHTDMHTPASASYTMLSNRIAYALNLVGPAITVDTACSSSLVAFHLACQALDNDDCEVALAGGVNVMLQPETFVLMCKGGFLAADGRCKSFDASADGYGRGEGAGMVVLKKLDAAVRDGDRIYAVVKATGSNQDGRTTAITVPNVDSQEALARSVCERSGLAPDSITYLEAHGTGTLVGDPVELRALGAVFGAAAGRSDTVGVGSVKATIGHTEAAAGVASVIKAALAIQHRTLPPQGWLEKQNPDIPFEELGLHVQTEAQPLPADAPPMSVAVNGFGYGGTNAHAILQEYRGESPQPVQTTRTHLGILPISARSTAAARALAGRFADLISAGADPEHLAEAAWTRMAHHPYRTGVLLGDSTDDLVRELRAYAGGEGRDASKTIISRAAEPVFVFSGMGPQHWKMGRELLAAGGAFADAAAEVDAEFQKIAGWSIIEELNKPEEQSRVTRTEVAQPANFLVQVGLVRELAQYGITPAAIVGHSVGEVTAAYISGMLTLTDAVRVAYHRARLQASTAGTGGMLAVGLSKDQALELIGDDPRIDIAAVNSPTALTLSGDVQRLDELAEKLTEDGVFARRLRVEVPYHSRLMEPIEAELRAVLAELSPQAPTVPLYSTVTGAQVTEGDWNAEYWWSNVRQPVRFFDAIGALMAAGSRVFLEVGPHPVLSGNIREAMLGADVNGTTVATLDREQPDTVSIRRTLIGLHAAGVLDRELLFPPDRPATPHLPLPRYPWQRTRLHSALPLFEQARLGTPNSYAMLGDPDVEGRPEWLLQVGTELLPWLADHVVNGIKIMPGAAYLDAALSATASRIGAKQVALEGVRFVAPLIMGAPDVPLVALTVEEASGRFLIRSRSATGTAWTVHASGRTLTGSHEQTVVRVPSIDVGVDVDPAMFYSGLAAAGLQYGPSFQRVTSVRVGRDAVVATVDGSIAADSGHLAHPAVVDAAMQCAALLFADERINEGVMVPVGVAAVRLLADLPDTITVVARRDPNARLRADVDLLDSDHLLVARLSGLQIGALKPGDDPLHRMADFYYSDTMEERDPIDPAALDGAGTASTVIVQLGAGSRAGELAAALPGSRLYVADPAGQSLETDLVANLTAAKADGLDRLHVCIVAGAVDDDMADLWTLKRLAVAVDEFANPPVEGADTPQSVFGDGVAHCTLVTEGAFSLPVSPVQPDPRQAALAGARRVLLNEQTPLRWRLIDTEPGTPIADIAAELAVPGAFSHDNCDEVLLRAGKRWAPVVTKPLPDRLEELDSTQPLTDPEANFALDIPRNRLLSALGWRECPRTAPGAGQIEVRMQVIGLNYKDPLKIIGLLGERELAPTYFGTVPGMEGVGTVVRVGDGVDDVAVGDLVAVASKGMMRRYAVVDRQLAVVLPADTDPAHCTSTIAFGTAEYALLDLARLEPGETVLIHGAAGGVGTAAIQVAKARGARIIGTASTDERRAHVLALGADYAVNSRSLNFVDDVLALTGGAGADVIVSSAPGEILRQNFNAAAEFGRIVEVGKADIYTGGLLELANFDKNLAYYSMDLDRLVAVQPQRLARLLERVFEKVTDGTYTPLPYQLYETEEVSKAFEETLRSSRPARIALRMDSPQPPVRPYLPEVEISDTASYLVTGGFGGFGLAIGRWLALRGARRLVLLGRRGPATEEARQQLEAWRTVGIEVIEELADVTDAAAIAEVVARNHSAEHPLRGVFHAAGAVADNRISKMEFEQLDKVYRPKVHGAQVVHQAVADAGITLDMFVLCSSGGSMYGIYGQYNYCAANVAVEALAEKWSRAGERALCIGWGHLSGATGGMASDETAEKYLDLVGFGPIDMADATAYMEQTLRLGVARAAIIPTDWAKLTGTFPQLARTGRTIALAKASAKDTSELARLREELAAMEETKRGPYIARKMAEELAVVMGVPVESIDMTVPVPELGLDSLMAVELGARVTKTLGIDLMSLQMGRSFSLEQAGPKVAELILAHEAGQSQPVAEAPVVVAAATNGHSDAAAVHSNGNGSAASEIVDESSMAVAR from the coding sequence GTGTCTGATATTGCCATCGTGGGTATTGGTTGTCGGTTCGCGGGTGGAATCGACTCACCGGAGACCTTCTGGGATTTCGTGATCGAGAAGCGGGACGGCGTCGTCGACATGCCCGCCGATCGCTGGGACTACCGCCGCTACTACGACCCCGAGCCACGCACGCCGGGCCGTTCCTACACCAAGCGCGGCGCCTTCATGACCACCGATCCGTGGGAGTTCGATCCCGACTTCTTCGGCATCTCCCCGCGCGAGGCGACGGTGCTCGACCCGCAGCAGCGGTTGATGCTCGAGGTCACCTGGGAAGCGCTCGACGACGCCGGATACGCCGGGCGCGCGGCCGGCTCGTCGGTCGGGGTGTACGTCGGCGGGTTCGTGGTGGACCAGTCGGTGATCGGCGTGGTCGGGCCCGCGCTGTTCCACACCGATATGCACACCCCCGCCAGCGCCTCCTACACCATGCTGTCGAACCGGATCGCCTACGCACTGAACCTGGTCGGCCCCGCGATCACCGTCGATACCGCGTGCTCGTCGTCGCTGGTGGCGTTCCACCTGGCCTGCCAGGCGCTCGACAACGATGACTGTGAGGTCGCGCTGGCCGGTGGCGTCAATGTGATGTTGCAGCCGGAGACCTTCGTCCTGATGTGCAAGGGCGGCTTCCTCGCCGCCGACGGCCGCTGCAAATCCTTCGACGCCTCCGCCGACGGCTACGGTCGCGGCGAGGGCGCGGGCATGGTCGTGCTCAAGAAGCTCGACGCCGCCGTGCGCGACGGCGACCGGATCTACGCGGTGGTCAAGGCGACCGGTTCGAACCAGGACGGGCGCACCACCGCGATCACGGTGCCCAATGTCGATTCCCAGGAAGCGCTGGCGCGGTCGGTCTGCGAGCGCTCGGGTCTGGCACCGGATTCCATCACCTACCTCGAGGCGCACGGCACCGGCACGCTGGTCGGCGATCCGGTCGAATTGCGGGCGCTGGGCGCGGTTTTCGGCGCGGCCGCCGGACGCAGCGACACCGTCGGCGTCGGATCGGTGAAGGCCACCATCGGCCACACCGAGGCCGCCGCGGGCGTGGCCAGCGTGATCAAGGCGGCGCTGGCCATCCAGCACCGCACGCTGCCGCCGCAGGGCTGGCTGGAGAAACAGAACCCCGATATCCCGTTCGAGGAGCTGGGCCTGCACGTACAGACCGAGGCGCAGCCGCTGCCCGCCGACGCACCGCCGATGTCGGTGGCGGTCAACGGTTTCGGCTACGGCGGCACCAACGCCCACGCCATCTTGCAGGAGTACCGGGGCGAATCGCCGCAGCCGGTGCAGACGACCCGGACCCATCTCGGCATCCTGCCCATCTCCGCCCGCAGCACCGCCGCCGCCCGTGCGCTGGCGGGGCGTTTCGCCGATCTGATCAGCGCGGGCGCCGATCCCGAACACCTCGCCGAAGCCGCGTGGACCCGGATGGCGCACCACCCGTACCGCACCGGTGTGCTGCTCGGCGACTCCACCGACGACCTGGTGCGTGAACTGCGCGCCTACGCCGGCGGCGAGGGCCGCGACGCGTCCAAGACCATCATTTCCCGTGCCGCCGAACCGGTGTTCGTGTTCTCCGGTATGGGCCCACAGCATTGGAAGATGGGCCGCGAACTGCTGGCCGCCGGCGGGGCCTTCGCCGACGCTGCCGCCGAGGTCGACGCCGAGTTCCAGAAGATCGCGGGCTGGTCGATCATCGAGGAGCTGAACAAGCCCGAGGAGCAGTCGCGGGTCACCCGTACGGAGGTGGCGCAGCCGGCCAACTTCCTCGTGCAGGTCGGACTCGTCCGGGAGCTGGCGCAGTACGGAATCACGCCCGCCGCCATCGTCGGCCACAGTGTGGGCGAGGTGACGGCGGCCTACATCAGCGGGATGCTGACGTTGACCGACGCGGTGCGCGTGGCCTACCACCGGGCCCGCTTGCAGGCGAGCACCGCAGGCACGGGCGGCATGCTCGCGGTCGGCCTGAGCAAAGATCAGGCGCTCGAACTCATCGGCGACGATCCGCGCATCGATATCGCGGCCGTCAACAGCCCGACCGCCCTCACCCTCTCCGGCGATGTGCAGCGGCTCGACGAGCTGGCCGAAAAGCTCACCGAAGACGGTGTTTTCGCGCGGCGCCTGCGCGTGGAGGTGCCGTATCACAGCCGCCTGATGGAGCCGATCGAAGCCGAACTGCGTGCGGTGCTCGCCGAGCTCAGCCCGCAGGCGCCCACCGTGCCGCTGTATTCCACGGTCACCGGCGCGCAGGTCACCGAGGGCGACTGGAATGCCGAGTACTGGTGGTCGAATGTGCGTCAGCCGGTGCGCTTCTTCGACGCCATCGGGGCCCTGATGGCCGCGGGCAGCCGGGTGTTCCTCGAGGTCGGACCGCATCCGGTGCTGTCGGGCAATATTCGCGAGGCGATGCTCGGCGCCGACGTCAACGGCACGACCGTCGCCACCCTCGACCGCGAACAGCCCGACACCGTGAGCATCCGCCGCACCCTGATCGGCCTGCACGCCGCCGGTGTGCTCGATCGCGAGCTGCTGTTCCCGCCCGATCGCCCGGCCACTCCGCATCTGCCGCTGCCGCGCTACCCCTGGCAGCGCACCCGGCTGCATTCGGCGCTGCCGCTGTTCGAACAGGCCCGCCTCGGCACCCCGAATTCCTATGCGATGCTGGGCGATCCGGATGTCGAAGGCCGACCCGAGTGGTTGTTGCAGGTGGGCACCGAACTGCTGCCGTGGCTGGCCGACCACGTCGTCAACGGCATCAAGATCATGCCGGGTGCGGCCTACCTGGACGCGGCGCTCAGTGCCACCGCCTCCCGGATCGGCGCCAAACAGGTGGCGCTCGAAGGAGTTCGCTTCGTCGCGCCGCTGATCATGGGCGCGCCGGACGTGCCGCTGGTCGCGTTGACCGTGGAGGAGGCCAGCGGCCGCTTCCTGATCCGCTCGCGCAGCGCCACCGGCACCGCGTGGACGGTGCACGCCTCCGGCCGGACCCTCACCGGCAGCCATGAGCAGACCGTGGTCCGGGTGCCGTCCATCGACGTCGGCGTGGATGTGGATCCGGCGATGTTCTACTCCGGCCTCGCCGCGGCCGGCTTGCAGTACGGCCCGTCGTTCCAGCGGGTGACCTCGGTGCGGGTCGGCCGCGACGCCGTGGTGGCCACCGTCGACGGCTCCATCGCCGCCGATTCCGGGCACCTCGCCCATCCCGCCGTGGTCGACGCGGCGATGCAGTGCGCGGCGCTGCTGTTCGCCGACGAACGCATCAACGAGGGCGTCATGGTGCCGGTCGGCGTGGCCGCGGTGCGCCTGCTGGCCGATCTGCCGGACACGATCACCGTGGTGGCCCGCCGCGATCCGAACGCCCGGCTGCGCGCCGATGTGGACCTGCTGGACTCCGATCACCTGCTGGTCGCGCGGTTGAGCGGATTGCAGATCGGCGCGCTCAAACCCGGTGACGATCCGCTGCACCGGATGGCCGACTTCTACTACAGCGACACCATGGAGGAACGCGACCCGATCGACCCGGCCGCGCTCGACGGGGCAGGTACCGCCTCCACCGTCATCGTGCAGCTCGGGGCAGGCAGCCGCGCGGGCGAACTCGCGGCGGCGCTGCCCGGCTCCCGGCTCTACGTCGCCGACCCGGCAGGGCAGTCGCTGGAAACCGATCTGGTCGCGAACCTGACGGCGGCGAAGGCCGACGGCCTCGACCGGCTGCACGTCTGCATCGTCGCCGGTGCGGTGGACGACGATATGGCCGACCTGTGGACGTTGAAGCGCCTCGCGGTCGCCGTGGACGAATTCGCCAACCCACCCGTGGAGGGCGCCGACACGCCGCAATCGGTGTTCGGCGACGGCGTCGCGCACTGCACCCTCGTCACAGAGGGCGCGTTCAGCCTGCCCGTCAGCCCGGTCCAACCGGATCCCCGCCAGGCCGCGCTGGCCGGCGCGCGCCGCGTGCTGCTCAACGAGCAGACCCCGCTGCGCTGGCGGCTGATCGACACCGAACCGGGCACCCCCATCGCCGACATAGCGGCCGAACTGGCGGTACCCGGCGCCTTCTCGCACGACAACTGCGACGAGGTACTGCTGCGGGCAGGCAAGCGCTGGGCGCCGGTGGTCACCAAACCGCTGCCCGACCGTCTCGAGGAGCTGGACTCGACCCAGCCGCTCACCGACCCGGAAGCCAACTTCGCCCTCGACATTCCCCGCAACCGGTTGCTGTCGGCGCTGGGCTGGCGGGAATGCCCGCGCACGGCTCCCGGCGCCGGTCAGATCGAGGTCCGCATGCAGGTCATCGGCCTGAACTACAAGGACCCGCTCAAGATCATCGGCCTGCTCGGCGAACGTGAGCTGGCACCGACCTACTTCGGCACCGTGCCCGGTATGGAAGGCGTCGGGACCGTGGTGCGGGTCGGCGACGGCGTCGACGACGTCGCGGTCGGTGACCTGGTGGCGGTGGCGTCCAAGGGCATGATGCGCCGCTACGCCGTGGTGGACCGCCAGCTCGCGGTCGTCCTGCCCGCCGACACCGATCCCGCCCACTGCACCAGCACCATCGCCTTCGGCACCGCCGAATACGCGCTGCTGGACCTGGCCCGGCTGGAACCGGGGGAGACGGTGCTCATCCACGGCGCGGCCGGCGGTGTCGGCACCGCCGCCATCCAGGTGGCCAAGGCACGCGGCGCCCGCATCATCGGTACCGCGAGCACCGACGAACGGCGCGCCCACGTGCTGGCCCTCGGCGCCGATTACGCGGTGAATTCGCGCTCGCTCAACTTCGTCGACGATGTGCTGGCCCTGACCGGCGGCGCCGGCGCCGATGTGATCGTCAGCAGCGCACCGGGCGAGATCCTGCGGCAGAACTTCAATGCCGCCGCCGAATTCGGCCGGATCGTAGAGGTCGGCAAGGCCGACATCTACACCGGCGGCCTGCTGGAGCTGGCCAACTTCGACAAGAACCTCGCCTACTACTCGATGGACCTGGACCGGCTGGTGGCGGTGCAGCCGCAACGGCTGGCCCGGCTGCTGGAGCGGGTGTTCGAGAAGGTCACCGACGGCACCTACACCCCGCTGCCGTATCAGCTCTACGAAACCGAAGAGGTGAGCAAGGCGTTCGAAGAAACGCTGCGCTCCTCGCGACCGGCCCGGATCGCCTTGCGGATGGATTCACCGCAACCACCGGTGCGTCCGTACCTGCCCGAGGTCGAGATCAGCGATACCGCAAGCTATCTCGTGACCGGCGGGTTCGGCGGGTTCGGCCTGGCGATCGGCCGCTGGCTGGCCTTGCGCGGTGCGCGCCGGCTGGTGCTGCTCGGGCGCCGCGGTCCGGCGACCGAGGAGGCCCGTCAGCAGCTCGAGGCCTGGCGTACCGTCGGCATCGAGGTGATCGAGGAACTCGCCGACGTCACCGATGCCGCCGCGATCGCCGAGGTCGTGGCCCGTAACCACAGTGCCGAACATCCGCTGCGCGGTGTGTTCCACGCGGCGGGCGCGGTGGCCGACAACCGCATCTCCAAGATGGAGTTCGAACAGCTCGACAAGGTGTACCGGCCGAAGGTGCACGGCGCACAGGTGGTGCATCAGGCCGTCGCCGACGCCGGGATCACCCTGGACATGTTCGTGCTGTGCTCCTCGGGCGGTTCGATGTACGGTATCTACGGCCAGTACAACTACTGCGCGGCCAATGTCGCGGTGGAGGCGCTGGCGGAGAAATGGTCGCGGGCCGGCGAACGCGCGCTGTGCATCGGCTGGGGCCACCTCTCCGGTGCCACCGGCGGCATGGCCTCGGACGAAACCGCCGAAAAGTACCTCGACCTGGTCGGATTCGGGCCCATCGACATGGCCGACGCCACCGCCTACATGGAACAGACCCTGCGCCTCGGGGTCGCACGCGCGGCCATCATCCCCACCGACTGGGCCAAACTGACCGGCACCTTCCCGCAGCTGGCCCGCACCGGGCGCACCATCGCGCTGGCCAAGGCCTCCGCCAAGGACACTTCGGAACTGGCGCGGCTGCGTGAGGAACTGGCGGCCATGGAGGAAACCAAGCGCGGCCCGTACATCGCCCGCAAGATGGCCGAGGAACTGGCCGTGGTGATGGGCGTGCCGGTGGAGTCGATCGACATGACGGTCCCGGTGCCCGAACTGGGCCTGGACTCGCTGATGGCGGTGGAACTGGGTGCGCGCGTCACCAAGACGCTCGGCATCGACCTGATGTCGTTGCAGATGGGCCGCTCGTTCAGCCTGGAACAGGCCGGTCCGAAGGTGGCGGAGCTGATTCTCGCGCACGAGGCGGGTCAGTCCCAGCCGGTAGCGGAAGCGCCGGTGGTGGTCGCTGCCGCGACGAACGGCCACAGCGACGCGGCTGCCGTGCACTCGAATGGGAACGGTTCGGCGGCGAGCGAGATCGTCGACGAATCGTCCATGGCCGTGGCGCGATAG
- a CDS encoding condensation domain-containing protein, whose product MVDFGLIDEWTPAPGRLITWVASPRSLERAQQAPVHPAPPSLQQEQYLRLADRHAHAEFRFSGLCLVTAEIPIADLDRDTMTRVIHQFLLRHDTFRTWFAFEPGGALRRHLVPEDAVEFVPIDYGMIDDPESIRTHVEKTTPGPFQWDCFTFGAIEHGESTTVYLAVDHLHTDGLGQYLSASDFAQLYAGQMWGEAEPLPPAASYLDYCVAERAHADQLTLSSPGVRKWLELLRGNDNRLPSFPLDLGKRGDGYNRSAHRSILLLDEDDAARFEQVCRAHDAEFVGGAFAAAALAERELTDSDYYFGMTPISTRTSAAEGNSVGWYVTLVPVAFPLGPSTPYTRALTIAQRAYENGLRLAPTSFHRVLELLPADSEIKAEPGWVTPMISFIDARDFAGHEFFDEITAGVYANRAASEEVLIWINRLPTGTWLSVIYPGTEIAHASVDRYVAAMKSVFVAIAATAEAH is encoded by the coding sequence ATGGTCGATTTCGGTCTCATCGATGAATGGACACCGGCGCCCGGCCGGCTCATCACCTGGGTCGCCTCGCCGCGGTCGCTGGAACGCGCACAGCAGGCGCCGGTGCATCCGGCACCGCCGTCGTTGCAACAGGAACAGTATCTGCGGCTGGCCGACCGGCACGCGCACGCCGAATTCCGGTTCTCCGGGCTGTGCCTGGTCACCGCGGAAATCCCGATCGCGGACCTGGACCGCGACACGATGACGCGGGTCATCCACCAGTTCCTGCTGCGTCACGACACCTTCCGCACCTGGTTCGCCTTCGAACCCGGTGGGGCACTGCGACGGCACCTGGTGCCCGAGGACGCCGTCGAATTCGTACCGATCGACTACGGCATGATCGACGACCCGGAGTCGATTCGCACCCACGTGGAGAAGACGACTCCGGGCCCGTTCCAATGGGATTGCTTCACCTTCGGTGCGATCGAGCACGGCGAATCGACCACGGTGTACCTCGCCGTCGATCATCTGCATACCGACGGGCTGGGCCAGTACCTGTCCGCCTCCGATTTCGCCCAGCTGTACGCGGGCCAGATGTGGGGCGAGGCGGAGCCGCTGCCGCCGGCGGCGAGCTACCTGGACTACTGCGTCGCCGAACGCGCGCACGCCGACCAGCTGACCTTGTCCTCGCCGGGCGTGCGGAAATGGCTCGAGTTGTTGCGCGGCAACGACAACCGGTTGCCATCGTTCCCACTGGATCTCGGCAAGCGCGGCGACGGCTACAACCGCAGCGCCCACCGCAGCATCCTGCTGCTCGACGAGGACGACGCGGCCAGGTTCGAGCAGGTGTGCCGCGCCCACGACGCCGAATTCGTCGGAGGTGCGTTCGCGGCCGCGGCATTGGCCGAACGCGAACTCACCGATTCCGACTACTACTTCGGCATGACACCGATCAGCACCCGGACCTCGGCGGCCGAGGGCAATTCGGTGGGCTGGTACGTGACGCTGGTGCCGGTCGCCTTCCCGCTCGGACCGTCCACCCCGTACACCCGGGCACTGACCATCGCCCAGCGCGCCTACGAGAACGGGCTCCGGCTGGCGCCCACCTCGTTCCACCGGGTGCTGGAGCTGTTACCGGCCGATTCCGAGATCAAGGCCGAGCCGGGCTGGGTCACCCCGATGATCTCGTTCATCGACGCCAGGGATTTCGCCGGGCACGAATTCTTCGACGAGATCACCGCCGGGGTGTACGCCAACCGCGCGGCGTCGGAGGAGGTGCTCATCTGGATCAACCGGCTGCCGACGGGGACCTGGTTGAGCGTCATCTATCCCGGCACCGAGATCGCGCACGCCTCGGTGGACCGCTACGTCGCCGCCATGAAATCGGTGTTCGTGGCGATCGCCGCGACCGCGGAAGCCCACTGA